The Streptomyces capitiformicae genome contains the following window.
GCGCGCGGGCGGCGATGTCCTTCGGCGTCATCCGCCCCGGCTCGACGGCGTCGACGGTCTCGGCGGGCCGTACGGACACCGGCGGCAACGCCAGCTCCCTCCGCAGCCCCTGGGCCGCGTCCAGCACGGTGTCCAGGAGCAGCCGTACGCGCATGTCCTCGACGCTGCGCCCTTCGCGGGCCGCCCGTCGGGTGGCCTCCAGAGCCGCCTCCGCCTCGCCGAGCCGGGCCTTGAGCCGCCGGGTCTCGCTCTCGGCGGCGGACACCTGGGCGTGCCCCTCGGCGCGTACGGTCTCCATCTCGGCGTGCAGCTTGCGCAGGGCGGCCTCGCCGCGCTTGACGTCGCTGAGGGCGGAGCGGAGCTTGCGGTGCAGCGAGTCGGCCTCTTTCTTGGCCGATTCCAGCTCCGTACGCAGCCGTTCGGTCTCCGCCTTCGTCTGGCCGCGCGCCTCGGCGAGCTGCTGGCGCAGCCGCTCCAGCTCGGCGCGGTTCTCCTCGTCGGCGCGCTCCGCGTCCGCCCGCAGGGCCTCCTCGCCGGCCGCGGTGACCAGCTTCACCCAGCCCGTGGGGCGCAGGACGTACGCGGCGGCCGCCACGTCCAGCGGATCGGCGGCCGGGGGCGGGGCACCCGTGTCGAGGGCGCCGGACAGCTCCGGGTGGGCCTCCCTGAACCGCTCCCCGATCCGCTGGCGGAACAGCGTGTCGCTCTCCAGCGCGGCCGCCATCGCGTTGCCCGCGAACTTCACCCGGCGATTCGGTGCGAACCGGGCGTACTGTCGCAGTTGTGCGGGCAGTTCACCCACGGTCAGTCCGCCGAAGCCGTCGGAGACGATCTGCACGACACGCTTGCGCACGCCCTCGGGCAGCGGACGGTCGAGCACCTCAGCGGCGCCGTCGCCCGGCCCCCCGCCTGCGGTCTCCACCATCCGTCACCCCACTGTCCGTGCGGGGCCGCCTCCCTCAGGAGTCGGCGCCCGGCCTGTCCACGAGTTCCACCTGGTCCACGGCGTTGCACCAGCGGCAGCGGACCGACTCGATGGTCTCACTGACCACCTCGCGCTCCTCGATCTTCGGTTCCCCGGCGAGGTCGAGGTGAACGTACTCGACGACCTTCGAGGAGCGGGTCACGTCGAAGCGCGTGAGGTTGCCGCACAGGGTGCAGCGCCAGCGGGTCGTGGCGGTCGGCAGGGGAACCGTCATCGTGGCTGCTCTTCCTTCTTCCAGTCTCCGTGACGCGCCGGCCTCCCGGTGCGTGTGGCTCGTAACCCTACGGCCTGACCGCTGTCCCGTGCCGCTCCGCCTACGGAGCGGCACCAAGGCCGAGGCCGATCACCTCCGGCGGCGAGGCGGTCTGGGCGGGTGGGTCCCGTTACGTCATGCTCTGATCATGATCGGAAAGACCGTACAAAATGAGTCGGCGCCGGTGACGTACGGGCTGATCATCCTCTGCTGTGTGATCTTCCTGATCGGGCCGGCGGCCGGCCTGAATCCGGCGTACGGCACCGGTGACGAGCTGCTGGCCGCGCAGCGGTCGTACTTCCGCCGCTGGGGTGTCGTACCGGTCGAGCTCTTCACCGGCTCCCCGCGCGCGGCGCTCACCCCCCTCACCGCGCTCTTCGTCCACGGCAGCTGGCTCCACCTCCTCGGCAACATGCTCTTCCTCTTCGTCTTCGGGGCGATGGCCGAGGAACGCATGGGCCATGTGGAGTTCGCCCTCTTCTACGTCGGCTGCGGTTACCTCGCCCTCGCTGCGTACGCGGCCGCGCACGCCGGGTCCCCGCAGTCGCTGGTCGGCGCGTCCGGGGCGATCTCCGCGGTCCTCGGCGCGTTTCTCTTCTTGTTCCCCCGAGCGGGCGTGACGAGCCTCTTTCCGTTCCTGTTCTTCCTCCCGCTGCGGTTCCCGGCCTGGGTGACGCTGCCGTTCTGGGTGAGCCTGCAGTGGCTGGCCGCGGGGCGGGAGACGTCGGGGCCGGGGGTCGCGTATCTGGCGCACCTGGTGGGGTTCGGGGTGGGGTTCGGCTACGCGTGGGGGCGTTATGGGCGTAGGGCTAGAGTGAAAGGCCCAGCGAACGTCCCAGCTCCGGCCCCTGAGGGAGAGAACCAGCCGTGATCACCGCGATCGTGCTCATCAAGACAAGCGTGGACCGGATTCCGGAGATCGCGGAGTCGATCGCCGCGCTCGAATCCGTGAGCGAGGTGTTTTCGGTGACCGGTACGTACGATTTGGTCGCCATGGTTCGGGTGAAGGCCCACGATGATCTGGCTGATGTGATTCCGGGGGCGATCAGCAAGATTCCCGGGGTGCTGGCGACGGACACGCATGTGGCGTTTCGGACGTATTCCCAGCATGACCTTGAGGCCGCGTTCGCCATCGGATTGGACAACTGAGGGATCATCGGCGGGTGCGGGTGATTTGTGGCTGGTCGCGCCCACGCGGCGGAGCCGCATATGTCACAGCCCCGCGCCCCTGAAGGGACGCTGCAGGCGCCCGAAGATGAAAGAACCCTCATCTTCGGCTCATCCTCTGTCGCGGTTGCCATCCGCACGATCGTTCCCATGGCTTTCTCTCGTCGTATCGCGGCTCTCGCCGCCGTCGTGGCCATTCCGCTCGGGATCGCCGCCACCAGCTTTGCCCTGACCGACAGTCCCGAGGCCCCGAAGGTGCCGCCCAAGGTGGAGTTGGATAAGGAGGCTTCGAGTCCTACGCCGACGCCCACGTCCACGCGGCCGTCGGCGACTCCGAGTGACGAGGTCGTGCCCCGGCCTCCGGTGACCGACGGCCCCGCGAGTGATGACGATGACGACGACCGACGCGAGGACGGCCAGGACGACGCCGACGACGGAGCCGGCGACGACGGCTGACGGGGCGCGGTGGCGGGTGTCCGCGCGGGTCAGGATTCTGCTGTGGTTGTTGCTCGTGATGGCGGTGGCGCTGGCGTCGGTGGCGGGGACCACGCGTTCGATCCTGTTGCGGGACGCGGACCAGCGGATCAACGGACTGCTCGCGCAGGAGGCCGGGGAGTTCGCCAATCTTCAGGCGCGGGGCGTCGATCCGGAGACCGGGGAGCCGTTCACGGAACCGTCGCGGCTGCTGTACGTCTTCCTGGACCGGCAGAACGCCGACCTGGACGAGGAACTGATCGGTCTGGTGGCCCGGCCGGGCCGGGACCCCGCGCAGATCATCCAGCGGCGCGACATCCCCGTCGCGCTGCCCCTGCACAAGGACGACGACGCCCAGCTCGCGATCTTCGAGTCGCCCGACTCCACGGGTGTCCTGGAACGGGCGTCCGGAGACATCCACTGGGCGAAGGTCGAGGTGGCCCGGTACGGCGGTGAGCCGGACGCCGCGTTCGTGGTCGCCTTCCACCCGCAGCGGGAGGAGCGGCGCGCGGACGAGGTGTTCCGGGTGCTGCTCGCCATCTCCGGGGTCGCCCTGCTGATGACGATCGGTATCGCCTGGGTCGTCGCCGGGCGGATCCTCAAGCCCGTACGGGTCGTGCGCTCCGCCGCGGCCCAGCTCACCGAGCAGGACCTCACCCGGCGCATCCCGGTGCACGGCCGGGACGACGTGGCCGCTCTCGCCGAGACGTTCAACGCCATGCTCGACCGGCTGGAGCGGGCCTTCGCCGCGCAGCGGGAGTTCGTCGACGACGCCGGGCACGAGCTGCGTACGCCCATCACCATCGTGCGGGGCCATCTGGAGGTGATGGGCGACGATCCCGCCGAGCGCGAGGAGACGATCCGGCTGGTCACCGACGAGCTGGACCGGATGAGCCGCATCGTCGAGGACCTGCTGCTGCTCGCCAGGGCGGAACGGCCCGACTTCGTCCGCCCCGAGCCCGTACAGCTCGCCGAACTCACCGCCGACGTCTACGTCAACGCCCGCACCCTCGGCGAACGCGACTGGCAACTCACCGAAGTCGCCGACCGGGAAGCCGAGTTGGACCCCCAGCGGATCACCCAGGCCATGGTCCAGCTGGCCCAGAACGCCGTGCAGCACACCACCACCGGCCAGACCATCCGCATCGGCTCGCGTGTCGACGGGAGTTCGGCCGTCGAGTTCTACGTCGTCGACTCAGGGCCCGGTGT
Protein-coding sequences here:
- a CDS encoding NYN domain-containing protein produces the protein MVETAGGGPGDGAAEVLDRPLPEGVRKRVVQIVSDGFGGLTVGELPAQLRQYARFAPNRRVKFAGNAMAAALESDTLFRQRIGERFREAHPELSGALDTGAPPPAADPLDVAAAAYVLRPTGWVKLVTAAGEEALRADAERADEENRAELERLRQQLAEARGQTKAETERLRTELESAKKEADSLHRKLRSALSDVKRGEAALRKLHAEMETVRAEGHAQVSAAESETRRLKARLGEAEAALEATRRAAREGRSVEDMRVRLLLDTVLDAAQGLRRELALPPVSVRPAETVDAVEPGRMTPKDIAARALSENDPAILDQLLALPQAHLVVDGYNVTKTGYPQMPLEKQRLRLLGQLSQLAAQTGAEVTCVFDGAELAAPVLLAPPRGVRVLFSKPGVTADELIRQLVRAEPPGRPVIVASTDREVADGVAKAGARPVASAMLLKRLS
- a CDS encoding rhomboid family intramembrane serine protease, which gives rise to MIGKTVQNESAPVTYGLIILCCVIFLIGPAAGLNPAYGTGDELLAAQRSYFRRWGVVPVELFTGSPRAALTPLTALFVHGSWLHLLGNMLFLFVFGAMAEERMGHVEFALFYVGCGYLALAAYAAAHAGSPQSLVGASGAISAVLGAFLFLFPRAGVTSLFPFLFFLPLRFPAWVTLPFWVSLQWLAAGRETSGPGVAYLAHLVGFGVGFGYAWGRYGRRARVKGPANVPAPAPEGENQP
- a CDS encoding Lrp/AsnC family transcriptional regulator; translation: MITAIVLIKTSVDRIPEIAESIAALESVSEVFSVTGTYDLVAMVRVKAHDDLADVIPGAISKIPGVLATDTHVAFRTYSQHDLEAAFAIGLDN
- a CDS encoding small secreted hydrophilic protein gives rise to the protein MAFSRRIAALAAVVAIPLGIAATSFALTDSPEAPKVPPKVELDKEASSPTPTPTSTRPSATPSDEVVPRPPVTDGPASDDDDDDRREDGQDDADDGAGDDG
- a CDS encoding sensor histidine kinase, with protein sequence MTTTDARTARTTPTTEPATTADGARWRVSARVRILLWLLLVMAVALASVAGTTRSILLRDADQRINGLLAQEAGEFANLQARGVDPETGEPFTEPSRLLYVFLDRQNADLDEELIGLVARPGRDPAQIIQRRDIPVALPLHKDDDAQLAIFESPDSTGVLERASGDIHWAKVEVARYGGEPDAAFVVAFHPQREERRADEVFRVLLAISGVALLMTIGIAWVVAGRILKPVRVVRSAAAQLTEQDLTRRIPVHGRDDVAALAETFNAMLDRLERAFAAQREFVDDAGHELRTPITIVRGHLEVMGDDPAEREETIRLVTDELDRMSRIVEDLLLLARAERPDFVRPEPVQLAELTADVYVNARTLGERDWQLTEVADREAELDPQRITQAMVQLAQNAVQHTTTGQTIRIGSRVDGSSAVEFYVVDSGPGVQPQDADVIFERFRRGTARRGARGSGAGLGLSIVRAIAEAHGGRVRLHDTEGGGATFVLTLEGVRT